The Streptomyces collinus DNA segment CAGCAGTTCGTCGTGCAGGGCGTCCAGGGTGCGCGCCGGCTCGTGGGAGACGTGGCGTTCCAGCCCTTCGGCGAGCGGATAGAAGGCCCGTCCGCCGTCGCGGGCCTCGGTGACGCCGTCGGTGTAGAGCAGCAGTTGGTCGCCGTCGGCGAAGGGCAGCGTCTGGAGCCCGGGTGTGTGGCCCGCGAGCGCGCGCAGGCCGAGCGGCGGGGCCGGGTGCGGGGGCTCCACGGCGCTGATGCTCCCTGACGCGCTGACCAGCAGCGGGGGCGCGTGCCCGCAGTTCACGACCTCCAGGTGCCCGTCCCGCGGGTACCCGGCGACCACGGCGGTGACGAAGTCGTCGTGGCCGAGGTTGCGGGCGAGGCTCCGCTCGATCCGCTCGACCACGGCGAGGAGGTCGGGTTCGTCGTGGGCGGCTTCCCGGAAGACACCGAGCACCAGCGCCGCGGTTCCCACGGCCGGAAGCCCCTTGCCGCGTACGTCGCCGACGATCAGCCGAACGCCGTGCGGGGTGGATATCAGTGCGTACAGGTCCCCACCGATCCGTGCCTCGGCCGCCGCCGCGCTGTAGCGGACGGCCGCCTGGAACGGCCCGACCCTCGCCGGCACGGGCTTGAGCAGCGCGTGCTGGGCGGTCTCCGCGACCGAGCGGACGGCGGCGAGCACCCGTTCCCGCCGCCCGCGCAGGACGCTGGCCAGGCCGCTCGCGAGGGTGACCGTCACCAGGGCCGCCAGCACGGCGGCCAGCTCCCGGCCCGGCACACCGTCCCGGACCCCGAGCAGGGCGCCGAGCAGCGCGGTGAGGAAACCGGCCCAGAAGACACCCCGCGGCCCGTTGGTCGTCGCCGCCAGAGCGGGACCGGCCACGAGCAGGGGCAGCCAGATCATCCCGGCACCGTCGGCGAGGCCGGAGAGCACGACGACGCAGACGACCAGCGCGGGCAGGGCCGGAGTGCCGGCGGCCAGCTGCGCGAGCACGCGTTTGCGGGCCGACGTCCTGGCACCGGCCACTCGGACACTGAACGGCCGTGCAGGCCGGCGACCGCCACCGAGGTCTCGCGCATGGCTCATGTTCCTATCGGGTCCTCACCTGTGAGCGGGGCGCGAGGCTCGGGGCGCGCCCACGGAATGTCCGTTTCATCCAGAGAACGGGGTGGGCCGGGGCGCGGGCAAGGAGCGGATTTTCAGATAGTGAGCGAGAGGCCTCTCGTCACGCGGCTCGCGGTCGGCAGCAGCCGTTCGCGGATCTCCGGCAGCCGGGAGAGCCGGTTCGACGGCAGCGAGACACCGAGGGAGCCGACGGTGTCCCCGCTGTAGACCGGGACGGCGACACAGACCGTGCCGAGGGAGTACTCCTCCAGGTCCGTGATGGCCGGGGCCAGCGGCGGGGTCTCCAGTCGCCGGAGCAGTTCCGGGAGGCTGGTGATGGTCCGCGGGGTGAGGTCGGCGAGGTGGTGGCGGGACAGGTAGTCCCTGCGGGCCTCCTCGTCCAGTTCGCGCAGGACGGACTTGCCCAGCGCGGTGGCGTGCCCCGCGTCCTCGAAACCCACCCAGAGATCGACACGCGGGGTACCGGGGCCGTCGACGATCTCCGCGACCCGGATCTCGCCCTCCTCGTAGAAGGTGAGGTAGGCGGCGGTCGCGAGTTCGTCCCGCAGGGCTGCGAGGGTGGGCCGGACCCGGCTGAGCAGCGCCTGGGCGCGCCCGGTGGACTGCAGGGTCTGGAGCTTGTCGCCGAGGATGAAGCCACCGTCGTCCAGCTTGCGCACGTACCCGTCGTGCACCAGGGTCCGCAGCAGGTGATAGGTCGTGGCCAGGGGCAGGCGCGTCTCGCGCGCCAGCTGCTTGGCCGGGGCGCCGTTCTCGTGCGCGCTCACCGCCTCCAGCAGCCGCATGGCCCGCTGGACGGAGTTGATGAGCGTTGGGCCGTCTTGCGCACCCATACGAACAGCGTGCGTCAGGCGTACGGCCCGGGCAAGGGGAACAGGGTGGAGCGAGCGGGGCGCCTCGTGCCGGGGCGCCTGTGCGCGTCGGAGCGACACGCGGTTGCGCGATCGCGGGTGTCAGGACCCAGCGGGCCGGGCGAGCGCCCCAGGGCGGTGGACGCGCGGACGCCGAGGCCGACCGGGGTGCCGTCCGCGCGGTCCGGGGCGTCGGCCCCTGAGGGCAGGGCGGGGCAGGCGACGGCATCTCCAGGCCGAGCGCCCGGTCTCGGTGCGTGGCCGGCCGTCGTCGGCCAGGTCTCGCGCCATCGGCCCGGCCTCGCGCCTCGCCCCGGCCCCGTCCATAGCCGGCCCCCGTCGACCCGGCCTCGCGCCTCGCCCCGGCCCCGGTCCATCGCCGACCCCCGTCGCCCCGGCCTCGGCGCATGGCCGACCCCCGTCGGCCCGGGTGACGGGCGACAGGGTGTATCCCCCGGCCGGGCCGCACGGCCCTCGCAACCGACGGGCGAGGCAGCGCGGCCCGGCCGCGCGAGGCCCTGGCCTCCGGCGAAGCCCGGAAGCCCGCAGCACCCGCGTGCCCGTTCGGCCGGAAGCGCATGAGGGCCGCGAAACGCCGCCGTGGTCCTTCGCTGTCCTCCCCCTACGGGCGACCATGCCGTGTCATGGACATCTTGCTCGTCGCCAGCGCGTTCAACAGCCTGACCCAGCGTGTGTTCGCCGAACTGTCGGACGAGGGGCACCACGTGGACGTCGTGCTCGCCTCGCACGGCCCCGACGCGGTCCGGGCCGCCGTACGCGAGGGGTGCCCGGAGCTGATCGTCGCCCCGATGCTGAAGTCGGCCCTGCCGGAGGACGTGTGGCGGGAGCACACCTGCCTGATCGTGCATCCGGGGCCGCCCGGCGACCGGGGCCCGTCGTCGCTGGACTGGGCGATCGCCGAGGAGGCGTCCGAGTGGGGCGTGACGGTGCTCCAGGCCGAGGCGGCCATGGACGCGGGGGACGTGTGGGCGGACGGCACCTTCCCGGTGCCGCCGACGGGCAAGAGCGACATGTACCGCAACGAGGTGGCGGACGCCGCCACGGCCGCCGTGCTGCTGGCCGTGCGGCGCTACGCCGAGGGATCGTACAAGCCGCGCCCGCAGAGCGAACCCGGGGCCCACGTTCTGTGGCGGGACTACTTCCGCCAGGACCAGCGCCGGATCGACTGGGAGAACGACAGCACGGCGACAGTGCTGCGCAAGCTGCGCGGAGCCGACTCGCAGCCCGGCGTCCGGGACGAGATCTGCGGCCAGGAGGTGTTCCTGCACGGCGGGCACCCCGAGGACCGGCTGCGCGGGGAGCCCGGGGAATTGCTCGCGACCCGGGCCGGCGCGGTCTGCCGGGCCACCCGGGACGGCGCGGTGTGGATCCCGGAGCTGCGTCCACGCAAGAGCTCCGGTGACCCCGCGCCGTTCCGCCGCCCGGCGGCCTCGGTGCTCGCCGGGTTCCCGGCCCCGCCCGGCAGCGGCCCGGGCATGCCGGGTTCGTACGACCGCCCGTACTGGCTGCCCGAGATCGCCGCCCCGCTCGAACTGCCCCCGGAGCGCACCACCTGGACCGACATCCGCTACCGGCAGCGCGGGCAGGTCGGCTTCCTCGCCTTCTCGTTCCCCGGCGGGGCCATGAGCACCACCCACTGCCGCAGGCTGCTCGCCGCCTGGCGGTACGCCCTCACCCGCCCCACCTCGGTCCTGGTGCTCGGCGGCGCCCGCGACTTCTTCTCCAACGGCATCCACCTCAACGTCATCGAGGCGGCGGGCGACCCGGCGGGCGAGTCCTGGTCCAACCTGAACGCCATGAACGACCTGGTCGAGGCGGTGCTGCGCACCACCGACCGGCTGGTGGTGTCGGCCCTCGGCGGCAACGCGGCGGCGGGCGGCGTCATGCTCGCCCTGGCCGCCGACGAGGTCTGGTGCCGCACGGGCAGCGTCCTCAATCCGCACTACCGGAACATGGGCCTGTACGGATCGGAGTACTGGACGTACTCGCTGCCCCGCCGGGTGGGTGCCGAGACGGCCGAGCGGCTGACGACCGAGGCGTTGCCGGTGAGCTCCGCGACGGCCGAGCGCCTCGGGCTGGTGGACCGCCTGCTGCCCGTCGCGGCCCGGGAGTTCGCCCCCGAGGTCGAGCGCCTGGCCGCCGACCTGGCCGCGGACCCGGACCTTCCGCGCCGGATCACCGCCAAGCCCACGACCCGTCACGCGGACGAGCTGACGCGGCCCCTCGCCGAGTACCGGCGGGCCGAACTCGCCCAGATGCGGGCCGTCTTCTTCGACCCCGAGGCGCCCTATCACGCGCTGCGGTCCGCCTTCGTCCGCAAGCTCCCGAACGGCTCCGCCCGGCCGCTGGCCACCGGGGACGTGCGATGAGCGCGCGGCTGCTCGTGGCGGGGGTCGGCAACATCTTCCTCGCCGACGACGCCTTCGGCCCCGAGGTGATCCGCGCCCTGGACCAGGACCCGCTGCCGCCGGAGGTACGGGTGCGAGACTTCGGCATCCGCGGCATGGACCTGGCGTACGAACTGCTCGACGGCTACGACACGGCCGTCCTGGTCGACGCGTCCGTGCGGGGGCACGAGCCGGGCACACTGTCGCTGATCGAGCCGGACCTGCCCGACGGCTCCACGGCCGGCGCCCCGCCCGAGGCGCACGGCATGGACCCGGCGAAGGTCCTCGCCCTGGCCGCCCACCTGGGCGACGAGCCCCTCCCCCGCGTCCTGGTCCTGGCCTGTGAGCCCGAGCTGCGGGCACCCGCCGACGAGGACATCGCGCCGGGCATCAGCGCGACGGTGCGGGAGGCGGTCGGTCGGGCGGTCGCGGCGCTGCACACCATGGTGCCGGTGCTGCTCGCCGACCCGGCCGCCACGCCCCCGTTGAGCCGCCCGGACGAATCCGCACCCCTGTCGTCGGCCGGGCTGCCGGGCATGGTGAGCGGCGGCGCGGAGGATCGGTAGCGGAACGATTTCCCTACCGACCCGCGAGGAGCGGCGCCCATGTGCGATTCCGTGGACGAGGTCACCCGGGCCGTCCTGGCGAAGAACGACGGTCTGGCCGCGGACCTGCGTGAGACGTTGGCCCGGCGCGGTGTGAGCGTGGTCAACCTGCTGTCCAGCCCGGGCAGCGGCAAGACGGAACTGCTCGGGCGGGTGCTGGCCAGGGCGGTGGAGCGGAGTCTTCCGGTGGCCGCCCTCACCGCCGACCTGGCGACCGAGAACGACGCCGGCCGGCTGGCCCGTTCGGGCGCCCCGGTGAAGCAGCTGCTGACGGACGGCCTGTGCCATCTGGAGGCACGGCAGCTGCGCGGCCATGTGGAGAGCTGG contains these protein-coding regions:
- a CDS encoding PP2C family protein-serine/threonine phosphatase — protein: MSHARDLGGGRRPARPFSVRVAGARTSARKRVLAQLAAGTPALPALVVCVVVLSGLADGAGMIWLPLLVAGPALAATTNGPRGVFWAGFLTALLGALLGVRDGVPGRELAAVLAALVTVTLASGLASVLRGRRERVLAAVRSVAETAQHALLKPVPARVGPFQAAVRYSAAAAEARIGGDLYALISTPHGVRLIVGDVRGKGLPAVGTAALVLGVFREAAHDEPDLLAVVERIERSLARNLGHDDFVTAVVAGYPRDGHLEVVNCGHAPPLLVSASGSISAVEPPHPAPPLGLRALAGHTPGLQTLPFADGDQLLLYTDGVTEARDGGRAFYPLAEGLERHVSHEPARTLDALHDELLAHVGGRLHDDAALLLIRKPVAGRAVAPGAGHPGPTAARAAEAKCCS
- a CDS encoding IclR family transcriptional regulator; its protein translation is MGAQDGPTLINSVQRAMRLLEAVSAHENGAPAKQLARETRLPLATTYHLLRTLVHDGYVRKLDDGGFILGDKLQTLQSTGRAQALLSRVRPTLAALRDELATAAYLTFYEEGEIRVAEIVDGPGTPRVDLWVGFEDAGHATALGKSVLRELDEEARRDYLSRHHLADLTPRTITSLPELLRRLETPPLAPAITDLEEYSLGTVCVAVPVYSGDTVGSLGVSLPSNRLSRLPEIRERLLPTASRVTRGLSLTI
- a CDS encoding enoyl-CoA hydratase-related protein yields the protein MDILLVASAFNSLTQRVFAELSDEGHHVDVVLASHGPDAVRAAVREGCPELIVAPMLKSALPEDVWREHTCLIVHPGPPGDRGPSSLDWAIAEEASEWGVTVLQAEAAMDAGDVWADGTFPVPPTGKSDMYRNEVADAATAAVLLAVRRYAEGSYKPRPQSEPGAHVLWRDYFRQDQRRIDWENDSTATVLRKLRGADSQPGVRDEICGQEVFLHGGHPEDRLRGEPGELLATRAGAVCRATRDGAVWIPELRPRKSSGDPAPFRRPAASVLAGFPAPPGSGPGMPGSYDRPYWLPEIAAPLELPPERTTWTDIRYRQRGQVGFLAFSFPGGAMSTTHCRRLLAAWRYALTRPTSVLVLGGARDFFSNGIHLNVIEAAGDPAGESWSNLNAMNDLVEAVLRTTDRLVVSALGGNAAAGGVMLALAADEVWCRTGSVLNPHYRNMGLYGSEYWTYSLPRRVGAETAERLTTEALPVSSATAERLGLVDRLLPVAAREFAPEVERLAADLAADPDLPRRITAKPTTRHADELTRPLAEYRRAELAQMRAVFFDPEAPYHALRSAFVRKLPNGSARPLATGDVR
- a CDS encoding hydrogenase maturation protease, whose protein sequence is MSARLLVAGVGNIFLADDAFGPEVIRALDQDPLPPEVRVRDFGIRGMDLAYELLDGYDTAVLVDASVRGHEPGTLSLIEPDLPDGSTAGAPPEAHGMDPAKVLALAAHLGDEPLPRVLVLACEPELRAPADEDIAPGISATVREAVGRAVAALHTMVPVLLADPAATPPLSRPDESAPLSSAGLPGMVSGGAEDR